One region of Bosea sp. 29B genomic DNA includes:
- a CDS encoding NAD(P)-dependent oxidoreductase, with protein sequence MTRILVTGGGGFLGGWILKRLAEDGHAVRIFDRSTDRRVLREIAGELAEQAEWVQGDITDAAALMQAARDCSAIIHLAALLTPACKADPVLGAQVNLIGTLNVFAAAKANGITQVAYASSGAVFGPDDGARPEPITHYGAFKLATEGCARAYWHDDGIASVGLRPTIVYGPGREIGLTAGPTLACRAAAAGQPYTIDYSGAQDLIFVGDVAAAFAAAATRPITGAHAFSLTGGTADVTEVIAAIEAEVSGAWIGFDGPTVPMAAEIAPTPFEAVLGAIPRTSLREGIARTLAHYRALAPAA encoded by the coding sequence ATGACGCGCATCCTCGTCACCGGCGGCGGCGGCTTTCTCGGCGGCTGGATCCTGAAGCGCCTCGCCGAGGACGGCCATGCAGTCAGGATCTTCGATCGCTCGACCGATCGGCGCGTGCTGCGCGAGATCGCCGGCGAGCTGGCCGAGCAGGCCGAATGGGTCCAGGGCGACATCACCGATGCTGCAGCCCTGATGCAGGCGGCACGCGACTGTTCCGCCATCATCCATCTTGCTGCCCTGCTGACGCCGGCCTGCAAGGCCGATCCGGTGCTCGGTGCGCAGGTCAACCTGATCGGCACGCTCAACGTCTTCGCGGCGGCCAAGGCGAACGGCATCACGCAGGTCGCCTATGCCAGCAGCGGCGCCGTCTTCGGGCCGGATGACGGCGCAAGGCCGGAGCCGATCACCCATTACGGCGCTTTCAAGCTGGCGACCGAAGGTTGCGCCCGTGCCTATTGGCATGACGACGGCATCGCCAGTGTCGGCCTGCGCCCGACCATCGTCTACGGGCCGGGCCGCGAGATCGGCCTGACCGCCGGGCCGACGCTCGCCTGCCGCGCCGCAGCGGCCGGGCAGCCCTACACCATCGACTATTCCGGGGCGCAGGACCTGATCTTCGTTGGCGATGTCGCTGCGGCCTTCGCGGCGGCGGCGACGAGGCCGATCACCGGCGCGCATGCCTTTTCGCTGACCGGCGGCACCGCCGATGTCACGGAAGTCATCGCCGCGATCGAGGCGGAAGTGTCGGGCGCGTGGATCGGCTTCGATGGGCCGACGGTGCCGATGGCAGCTGAAATCGCGCCAACCCCGTTCGAGGCGGTTCTCGGAGCGATCCCGCGGACATCGCTGCGCGAGGGCATCGCCCGGACGCTGGCGCATTACCGCGCGCTCGCGCCGGCGGCATAA
- a CDS encoding GntR family transcriptional regulator, protein MTARVTERLRRAILDGEVELGDALSEDKLASRLGVSRSPVHEALTALEQEGLIDIRPQRGSFVFLPTREDIESLCEFRRMIETEALSLAMVRKRSDTLAAMTAAARRMQEAILADNHSGSANADTDFHKALIENSGNSYLIDAYRLVSGKVAAIRSHNSTGTIRNEASAEHFAIIDKLERSDLPGAIEAISTHILKMTERYVITVPAGRGTGGRASRSSSLDQFSPLLD, encoded by the coding sequence TTGACGGCGCGCGTCACCGAGCGATTGCGCCGGGCCATTCTCGACGGCGAGGTCGAGCTCGGCGACGCCTTGTCGGAGGACAAGCTCGCCTCCAGGCTCGGGGTCAGCCGCAGCCCGGTCCACGAGGCGCTGACGGCGCTGGAGCAGGAGGGCCTGATCGATATCCGGCCGCAGCGCGGCAGCTTCGTCTTCCTGCCGACGCGGGAAGATATCGAGAGCCTCTGCGAATTCCGCCGCATGATCGAGACCGAAGCGCTGAGCCTGGCCATGGTCCGCAAGCGAAGCGACACCCTCGCCGCCATGACGGCCGCCGCCCGCAGGATGCAGGAGGCGATCCTGGCCGACAATCATTCCGGCAGTGCCAATGCCGACACCGATTTTCACAAGGCTCTGATCGAGAACAGCGGTAACAGCTATCTGATCGATGCCTATCGGCTGGTGTCGGGGAAGGTGGCAGCGATTCGTTCGCATAATTCCACCGGCACTATCCGTAACGAGGCCAGCGCGGAGCACTTTGCGATCATCGACAAGCTCGAAAGAAGCGACCTTCCCGGAGCCATCGAGGCGATCTCGACTCATATCCTGAAGATGACAGAGCGTTACGTAATCACGGTGCCGGCCGGCCGCGGGACGGGCGGCCGAGCCTCCCGCAGCTCCTCGCTCGACCAGTTCAGCCCGTTGCTGGATTGA
- a CDS encoding IclR family transcriptional regulator encodes MAKKLVADTEEAEADQAPSGLLERTLGVIELLAAHAHGLPLYEIAERLSIPRSATHRVLTSLVERGYVRQERHHGMYQLTAKIASLAFSFLAGSGITDLAQPVLDQLARETAELVRLALIDGRELIWVAKSQGSPFGLRYDPDMGQSGRLSCSASGHAWLSCLPEEEALAIVERQGYGSREEFGPKAPQTPAALLKYLRQARKRGFSMVSQTYSPWMSATAAPIRSAQSGEVIGALVIAGPHIRLTEEKMLTFSPMLLSAARELSLALGASPTLVSHQPRGPFFG; translated from the coding sequence ATGGCGAAGAAGCTCGTCGCTGACACGGAAGAGGCCGAGGCCGATCAGGCTCCGAGCGGGTTGCTCGAGCGGACGCTGGGGGTGATCGAGCTCCTGGCGGCCCATGCGCACGGGCTGCCGCTCTACGAGATCGCCGAGCGGCTGAGCATTCCGCGCAGTGCGACACATCGCGTGCTGACCAGCCTGGTCGAGCGCGGCTATGTCCGGCAGGAGCGCCATCACGGCATGTACCAGCTCACGGCCAAGATCGCTTCGCTCGCCTTCAGCTTCCTCGCGGGTAGCGGCATCACCGATCTCGCCCAGCCGGTGCTCGACCAGCTGGCGCGCGAAACGGCCGAGCTGGTCCGTCTCGCTCTGATCGACGGGCGCGAGCTGATCTGGGTGGCGAAATCGCAGGGCTCGCCCTTCGGGCTGCGCTACGACCCCGATATGGGCCAGTCGGGCCGGCTTTCCTGCTCGGCCAGCGGCCATGCCTGGCTCTCCTGCCTGCCCGAGGAGGAGGCGCTCGCGATCGTCGAGCGCCAGGGCTACGGCTCGCGCGAGGAGTTCGGCCCGAAGGCGCCGCAGACGCCTGCGGCTTTACTCAAATACCTGCGCCAGGCGCGCAAGCGCGGCTTCAGCATGGTGAGCCAGACCTATTCGCCCTGGATGAGCGCGACGGCGGCGCCTATCCGCAGCGCCCAGAGCGGCGAGGTCATCGGCGCGCTGGTGATCGCCGGGCCGCATATCCGCCTGACCGAGGAGAAGATGCTGACCTTCTCGCCGATGCTGCTCAGCGCCGCCAGGGAACTGTCGCTGGCGCTGGGGGCGAGCCCGACGCTGGTCTCGCATCAGCCGCGGGGGCCCTTCTTCGGCTGA
- a CDS encoding ABC transporter permease has product MTVTSANETGTGRETTARAMGGSNDKRALVLLVAGGLAAHALLAILGLWRDFAWPVIGLSFILLVLIGERVGRIVPVRGRGIYERTLAFGFPALVLLTWQLAGDYGLLNTTWFPQPSRIAAGLWDLTVRYDRFSGTSLLGRPWLIPEVYAADGMAGVWKLLSESHLLATVGRVLGGFILGAVPGVLLGVVMGMNQTVRLMLDTTLSAIYVLPKIAIFPIVMLMFADPFGEAPKIVVVALAVFILMAINTMAGVRGIDNVYLMAGRNYGARGWSMLRHVILPGAMPVIFAGLRIALGTAMIVIISVEFVRAKQGVGYITFYYWEVLNPEKMYAGLVVVMALGVLLTYGLQWLQRRLMPWQR; this is encoded by the coding sequence ATGACCGTCACCTCCGCCAACGAGACCGGGACGGGTCGTGAGACAACGGCCCGCGCGATGGGCGGCAGCAACGACAAGCGCGCCCTCGTGCTGCTCGTCGCCGGTGGCCTCGCGGCCCATGCGCTGCTCGCCATCCTCGGCCTGTGGCGGGATTTCGCCTGGCCGGTGATCGGCCTCAGCTTCATCCTGCTGGTGCTGATCGGCGAACGCGTCGGCCGGATCGTGCCGGTGCGGGGCAGGGGCATCTATGAGCGCACGCTCGCCTTCGGCTTTCCGGCGCTGGTGCTGCTCACCTGGCAGCTCGCCGGCGATTACGGCCTGCTCAACACCACCTGGTTTCCGCAGCCCTCGCGCATTGCGGCCGGGCTCTGGGACCTGACGGTGCGCTATGACCGCTTCTCCGGCACAAGCCTCCTCGGCCGGCCCTGGCTGATCCCGGAGGTCTATGCCGCCGATGGCATGGCCGGGGTCTGGAAGCTGCTGTCCGAGAGCCACCTGCTGGCGACGGTTGGGCGGGTGCTCGGCGGCTTTATCCTGGGGGCGGTGCCGGGCGTGTTGCTCGGCGTCGTCATGGGCATGAACCAGACGGTGCGCCTGATGCTCGATACGACGCTGTCGGCGATCTATGTCCTGCCGAAGATCGCGATTTTCCCGATCGTGATGCTGATGTTCGCCGACCCCTTCGGCGAAGCCCCGAAGATCGTTGTGGTCGCGCTCGCGGTCTTCATCCTGATGGCGATCAACACGATGGCGGGCGTCCGCGGCATCGACAACGTCTACCTGATGGCCGGGCGCAATTACGGCGCGCGCGGCTGGTCGATGCTGCGCCATGTCATCCTGCCCGGCGCCATGCCGGTGATCTTCGCCGGCCTGCGCATCGCGCTGGGAACGGCGATGATCGTGATCATCTCGGTCGAGTTCGTGCGGGCCAAGCAAGGCGTCGGCTACATCACCTTCTACTACTGGGAGGTGCTCAACCCCGAGAAGATGTATGCCGGCCTCGTCGTGGTGATGGCGCTCGGCGTGCTGCTGACCTACGGCCTGCAATGGCTGCAGCGCCGGCTGATGCCCTGGCAGCGCTGA
- a CDS encoding SDR family NAD(P)-dependent oxidoreductase, with translation MQAAETARVAIVTGGAGGLGFPIAERLAAKGHKVAIWDIDAGRAQQAAAKLPNAKGYKVDVTDAAAVAAATEKVVADLGPLGILVTCAGHNGPLAPFAEYPVEGWRFVMALNLDAVFHCCQAAVREMLKTGYGRIVNLASIAGKEGNPNAVAYSASKAGVIGLTKSIGKELATTPIVVNCVTPAAIETEMLNQLTPEFKAFVTAKIPMGRLGRAEEVAALVGWLASEECSFSTGAVFDISGGRATY, from the coding sequence ATGCAGGCAGCGGAAACGGCTCGGGTCGCGATCGTGACCGGGGGCGCAGGCGGATTGGGCTTTCCGATCGCCGAGCGACTCGCCGCCAAGGGCCACAAGGTCGCGATCTGGGACATCGATGCCGGCCGCGCCCAGCAGGCCGCGGCAAAGCTGCCGAACGCGAAGGGCTACAAGGTCGACGTCACCGATGCTGCAGCGGTCGCTGCCGCCACCGAAAAGGTCGTGGCCGATCTCGGCCCGCTCGGCATCCTCGTCACCTGCGCCGGTCATAACGGCCCGCTCGCCCCGTTCGCGGAGTATCCGGTCGAGGGCTGGCGCTTCGTCATGGCGCTCAACCTCGATGCCGTCTTCCATTGCTGCCAGGCGGCGGTGCGCGAGATGCTGAAGACCGGTTATGGCCGCATCGTCAATCTCGCCTCGATCGCCGGCAAGGAGGGCAACCCGAACGCGGTCGCCTATTCCGCCTCGAAGGCCGGCGTGATCGGCCTGACCAAGTCGATCGGCAAGGAGCTGGCTACGACGCCGATCGTGGTGAACTGCGTGACGCCTGCCGCGATCGAGACCGAGATGCTCAACCAGCTGACGCCGGAGTTCAAAGCCTTCGTCACCGCCAAGATCCCGATGGGTCGGCTCGGCCGGGCGGAAGAGGTCGCGGCACTGGTCGGCTGGCTCGCCTCGGAGGAGTGCTCGTTCTCGACGGGCGCGGTCTTCGACATTTCCGGCGGCCGCGCGACCTATTGA
- a CDS encoding sugar phosphate isomerase/epimerase family protein, giving the protein MHQRYPLSLAYLTVFGCPPVEQVRAAAAAGYDAAGLRLIAPHGLELAHPIVGDKILIRQIKTAAADLGVSFLDGEVFTLLPQTDVEAWLPVIETAAEFGMPIMQITSEDPERSRAADNLGRIADAAARHGIKMAIEFMRWRAAATIEDAADLAKASGRDNVGILLDTLHLSRSGGSPASVAALPGELMLYLQLCDAPAAQPASDADAIAEARGARLLPGEGDLWLKELMAQLPRDIWISVETPHASVAGLSFTEKAKRGMQATRAFLDSLVT; this is encoded by the coding sequence GTGCACCAACGCTACCCCCTTTCGCTCGCCTATCTGACTGTCTTTGGCTGCCCGCCGGTCGAGCAAGTGCGGGCCGCCGCCGCGGCCGGATACGACGCCGCCGGCCTCAGGCTGATCGCGCCGCATGGCCTAGAGCTCGCCCACCCGATCGTCGGCGACAAGATACTTATCCGGCAGATCAAAACCGCGGCCGCCGATCTCGGCGTCAGCTTCCTCGACGGCGAGGTCTTCACCTTGCTGCCGCAGACCGATGTCGAGGCCTGGCTGCCGGTGATCGAGACTGCGGCCGAGTTCGGCATGCCGATCATGCAGATCACCTCGGAAGATCCCGAGAGATCGCGCGCCGCCGACAATCTCGGACGGATCGCAGATGCCGCTGCCCGGCACGGCATCAAGATGGCGATCGAGTTCATGCGCTGGCGCGCGGCCGCGACGATCGAGGACGCCGCTGATCTGGCGAAGGCCTCCGGCCGCGACAATGTCGGTATCCTCCTGGACACGCTGCACCTCTCGCGCTCGGGCGGTAGCCCGGCCAGCGTCGCGGCGCTGCCTGGGGAGCTCATGCTCTATCTCCAGCTCTGCGACGCGCCGGCAGCGCAGCCCGCCAGCGATGCGGACGCCATCGCCGAGGCACGCGGCGCGAGGTTGCTGCCGGGCGAGGGCGATCTCTGGTTGAAGGAGCTGATGGCGCAGCTCCCGCGCGACATCTGGATCAGCGTCGAGACCCCGCATGCGAGCGTCGCGGGGTTGAGCTTTACGGAGAAGGCAAAGCGGGGGATGCAGGCGACGCGGGCGTTCCTCGATTCACTTGTGACGTGA
- a CDS encoding FAD-dependent oxidoreductase, which produces MGSMEGEGGRLFFRSETFDTQKFERRRPSDRTVAEPARTLPVHTECDVLVVGGGPAGTAAAVAAARLGADVVLLERYNHLGGLSTGGLVIWIDRMSDWQGRHVIRGFAEEVLSRLTRDKIAGPEPAEWGSHDPERVAYWGQRNAAFNGTVTHAPTLDPEWLKAESLAMILEAGVHPIFHGWGASPIMDGRRVAGCAFESKEGRRAILARVTVDATGDGDLYAGAGSAYDTEVDTRDIHGCMNTSWLFGGVDMKAFLRFRAETPEQFTQFMAQGREALGFFDKPSVSWRDDIAVFMGPRFAGYSALKVEDLSEVEIRSHRLMLEHLAFYRAHAPGFSGAFIMLSGSQLGVRHGRRLAGRGKLTRENWDGVVAQDEIGVSPSLSPKFQNISVPYGAIVPREVDGLLAPGRHLSCDATSHSFMREIPQCWLTGQAAGIAAAIAADRGLAPSEVPIADLRAALKVQGAYLNEAPAMAEG; this is translated from the coding sequence ATGGGATCGATGGAAGGCGAGGGAGGACGGCTATTCTTCCGCTCCGAGACCTTCGACACGCAGAAATTCGAGCGCCGCCGGCCGTCGGACAGGACGGTCGCGGAACCAGCGCGCACGCTGCCCGTCCATACCGAGTGCGACGTGCTGGTCGTCGGCGGCGGGCCGGCCGGCACAGCGGCTGCCGTGGCGGCGGCGCGACTCGGTGCTGATGTCGTGCTGCTCGAGCGCTACAACCATCTCGGCGGGCTCTCGACCGGTGGCCTCGTCATCTGGATCGACCGGATGAGCGACTGGCAGGGCCGCCACGTCATCCGCGGCTTCGCCGAGGAAGTGCTGTCGCGCCTGACCCGCGACAAGATCGCCGGGCCGGAGCCGGCGGAGTGGGGCTCGCATGATCCCGAGCGCGTGGCGTATTGGGGCCAGCGCAACGCCGCCTTCAACGGCACGGTGACGCATGCGCCGACGCTCGATCCGGAATGGCTCAAGGCGGAATCGCTGGCCATGATCCTGGAGGCCGGCGTCCATCCGATCTTCCATGGCTGGGGCGCAAGCCCGATCATGGACGGGCGCCGCGTCGCCGGCTGCGCCTTCGAGAGCAAGGAGGGGCGGCGCGCCATCCTCGCGCGGGTGACGGTCGATGCCACCGGCGACGGCGATCTCTATGCCGGCGCTGGCTCGGCCTACGACACCGAGGTTGATACCCGCGACATCCATGGCTGCATGAACACCTCCTGGCTGTTCGGCGGCGTCGACATGAAGGCATTCCTGCGTTTCCGGGCAGAGACGCCGGAGCAGTTCACGCAGTTCATGGCGCAGGGGCGCGAGGCGCTCGGCTTCTTCGACAAGCCCTCGGTGTCCTGGCGCGACGACATCGCCGTCTTCATGGGGCCGCGCTTCGCCGGCTATTCGGCGCTCAAGGTCGAGGACCTCTCGGAGGTCGAGATCAGGAGCCATCGGCTGATGCTGGAGCATCTTGCCTTCTACCGCGCCCATGCGCCCGGGTTCTCCGGCGCCTTTATCATGCTGTCGGGCTCGCAGCTCGGCGTACGGCATGGCCGGCGGCTCGCGGGGCGCGGCAAGCTCACGCGCGAAAACTGGGACGGCGTCGTGGCGCAAGACGAGATCGGCGTCTCGCCCTCGCTTTCGCCGAAATTCCAGAACATCTCGGTGCCCTATGGCGCGATCGTGCCGCGCGAGGTCGACGGATTGCTGGCGCCCGGCCGGCATCTCTCCTGCGACGCCACTAGCCATTCCTTCATGCGCGAGATCCCGCAATGTTGGCTGACCGGCCAGGCGGCCGGCATCGCCGCGGCCATCGCCGCCGACCGGGGGCTGGCGCCGAGCGAGGTGCCGATCGCCGATCTCAGGGCCGCGCTCAAAGTCCAGGGCGCCTATCTCAACGAGGCCCCCGCGATGGCTGAAGGATGA
- a CDS encoding sugar phosphate isomerase/epimerase family protein, with product MQLAAHTFGFVWQEEAEAAVAALARAGFRRIQLMATPPHFDPWREDKVRTAALRQLVADHALELLAADLASSDINLASAAPEVVAFSVEAYRRLALRCAELGAPHVCVGSGRRHALLAKANDRLMLSFRPAFRQVVEDARRAGVGVILENHPQGLLDSAATIMRFLDEEGYDDIKVIYDVANGFAIGEDPAQGLRRLAGRIGIVHLSDSPAGQWRHDSIGSGAIDFSAIRHELERQGYAGPVALEILSEAPLAGLLDGVARLVAQGWRFEGALPNAAELGGRDAD from the coding sequence ATGCAGCTGGCGGCCCACACCTTCGGTTTCGTCTGGCAGGAGGAGGCGGAGGCTGCGGTCGCGGCGCTGGCCCGCGCCGGCTTCCGCCGGATCCAGCTGATGGCGACGCCGCCGCATTTCGATCCATGGCGGGAAGACAAGGTCCGGACCGCAGCATTGCGCCAGCTTGTCGCCGACCACGCCCTTGAATTGCTGGCGGCGGACCTCGCCAGCAGCGATATCAACCTCGCCAGCGCCGCGCCCGAGGTCGTCGCCTTTTCGGTCGAGGCCTATCGCCGGCTGGCGCTGCGCTGTGCCGAACTGGGCGCCCCCCATGTCTGCGTCGGCTCCGGACGACGGCATGCGCTGCTCGCAAAGGCCAATGACCGGCTGATGCTGAGCTTCCGGCCGGCCTTTCGTCAGGTGGTGGAGGATGCGCGCCGGGCCGGAGTCGGCGTCATCCTGGAGAATCATCCGCAGGGCCTGCTCGACAGCGCCGCGACGATCATGCGCTTCCTCGACGAGGAGGGCTATGACGACATCAAGGTGATCTATGACGTCGCCAACGGCTTTGCGATCGGCGAGGATCCGGCGCAGGGCCTGCGCCGGCTCGCAGGACGCATCGGCATCGTCCACCTCTCCGACAGTCCGGCCGGCCAATGGCGGCACGACTCGATCGGCAGCGGCGCCATCGATTTTTCCGCGATCAGGCACGAGCTGGAGCGTCAGGGCTATGCCGGGCCGGTGGCGCTGGAGATCCTGTCGGAGGCGCCACTCGCCGGGCTGCTCGATGGCGTCGCGCGGCTGGTGGCGCAAGGCTGGCGCTTCGAGGGAGCGTTGCCGAACGCTGCCGAGCTCGGCGGTCGCGATGCAGACTGA
- a CDS encoding ABC transporter substrate-binding protein: protein MSFGFARWRSACAALVFGLAGVSSALAQAPALKPLDSPQPVRVAYVPITKFATAYVAEARGLFKKYGLDVKLDSVKSGTEAIAFLDKGSVDIGGIAIVASLWSAWNRGLDIRVIAPGALDPMTDGPTKLIVRTDLIESGAVKSVADLKGKRIAAAGGPGSGGEYFVSKALESAKVSLRDVQLLNVGNADMPAAMEGKSVDAVLTSSPYSDQILKAGTGKLLVQDITPGLMTVAFVASGKFLKERPEVAERFVLAMTEAARLMQGADYLSQANMDAYLKFTPSTAEAIKGGGAIVFDPNMAIPTSGLADIERVHRENGRTEYEKPLDMAKVVDERFVSKAIETLGKAAPAK from the coding sequence ATGTCGTTTGGATTTGCCCGCTGGCGCAGCGCTTGTGCCGCCCTGGTCTTCGGCCTTGCCGGGGTCTCGTCTGCCTTGGCGCAGGCGCCGGCGCTGAAGCCGCTTGACTCGCCGCAGCCGGTGCGCGTCGCCTATGTGCCGATCACCAAGTTCGCGACCGCCTATGTCGCGGAAGCGCGCGGGCTCTTCAAGAAATACGGGCTCGACGTCAAGCTCGACAGCGTCAAGTCCGGCACCGAGGCGATCGCCTTCCTCGACAAGGGCTCGGTCGATATCGGCGGCATCGCGATCGTCGCCTCGCTCTGGTCGGCCTGGAATCGCGGGCTCGACATAAGGGTGATCGCGCCCGGCGCGCTCGACCCGATGACGGACGGGCCGACCAAGCTGATCGTCCGCACGGACCTGATCGAGAGCGGCGCGGTCAAGAGCGTCGCCGACCTCAAGGGCAAGCGCATCGCCGCGGCTGGCGGGCCGGGCAGCGGCGGCGAGTATTTCGTCAGCAAGGCGCTGGAGAGCGCCAAGGTCAGCCTGCGCGACGTGCAACTGCTCAATGTCGGCAATGCCGACATGCCGGCGGCGATGGAGGGCAAATCGGTCGATGCGGTGCTGACCTCCTCGCCCTATTCCGACCAGATCCTCAAGGCCGGCACCGGCAAGCTCCTGGTGCAGGACATCACGCCCGGGCTGATGACCGTCGCCTTCGTCGCTTCCGGCAAGTTCCTCAAGGAGCGGCCGGAGGTGGCCGAGCGCTTCGTGCTGGCGATGACCGAGGCGGCCCGGCTGATGCAGGGCGCAGATTATCTCTCGCAGGCCAATATGGACGCCTATCTCAAGTTCACGCCCTCGACCGCGGAGGCGATCAAGGGCGGTGGCGCCATCGTCTTCGATCCGAACATGGCGATCCCGACCTCTGGCCTCGCCGATATCGAGCGCGTCCATCGCGAGAACGGCCGCACCGAATACGAGAAGCCGCTCGACATGGCCAAGGTCGTCGACGAGCGCTTCGTCAGCAAGGCGATCGAGACCCTCGGCAAGGCCGCTCCCGCCAAGTGA
- a CDS encoding transporter substrate-binding domain-containing protein, which translates to MLGKFSRRAALAMVAGLGLFGTVSQADAQALEKIKKAGVIRIGVMGEQAPWGSIDASGQNIGYDVDVGRLIGEELGVKVEFVPNAVAARIPNLLTNKVDLQMAVMGMYPDRAKAVQFSKPYSGLKIILLSSKKNKIGKIEDARSLRIGVPRGAAQDKAITTLLGDVPNIRRFDDDSSTMQALVSGQVDAIGGNTTYKINLDKAAPGNDFEQKLVFNEQWQGVTTKLGDAEINTWLNTFIDKATADGRLEKISQKWLAQPLPSFPAAVEGVPFTVAK; encoded by the coding sequence ATGTTGGGCAAGTTTTCGCGCCGTGCCGCGCTCGCGATGGTCGCGGGTCTCGGTCTCTTCGGCACCGTATCGCAGGCCGACGCGCAGGCGCTCGAGAAGATCAAGAAGGCCGGCGTTATCCGCATCGGCGTGATGGGCGAGCAGGCGCCTTGGGGCTCGATCGACGCCAGCGGCCAGAACATCGGCTATGATGTCGATGTCGGCCGGCTGATCGGCGAGGAGCTCGGCGTCAAGGTCGAGTTCGTGCCGAATGCGGTCGCCGCCCGCATCCCGAACCTCCTGACCAACAAGGTCGACCTGCAGATGGCGGTGATGGGGATGTATCCCGACCGCGCCAAGGCGGTGCAGTTCTCCAAGCCCTATTCCGGGCTGAAGATCATCCTGCTCTCCAGCAAGAAGAACAAGATCGGGAAGATCGAGGACGCCCGCAGCCTGCGCATCGGCGTGCCGCGCGGCGCCGCCCAGGACAAGGCGATCACCACGCTGCTCGGCGACGTCCCGAACATCCGCCGCTTCGACGACGACAGCTCGACCATGCAGGCGCTCGTCTCCGGACAGGTCGACGCGATCGGCGGCAACACCACCTACAAGATCAATCTCGACAAGGCCGCGCCCGGCAACGACTTCGAGCAGAAGCTCGTCTTCAATGAGCAGTGGCAGGGCGTGACCACCAAGCTCGGCGATGCCGAGATCAACACCTGGCTGAACACGTTCATCGATAAGGCCACGGCCGATGGCCGACTCGAGAAGATCAGCCAGAAATGGCTGGCGCAGCCGCTGCCGAGCTTCCCGGCTGCGGTCGAGGGCGTGCCCTTCACCGTCGCCAAGTAA
- a CDS encoding ABC transporter ATP-binding protein, whose product MMLAMQAVAAPKIGARNVSKHYPTADGVMVALEDFSLDVADGEFVCIVGPSGCGKSTFLRMVAGLESISQGAIAIRPGADANKPLNSVVFQEYAIFPWKTLADNVAFGLQMRGIGCKQRLDTARFWLDRVGLSKFADYYPHQISGGMKQRVSIVRALANDPEVLLMDEPLGALDAQTRVVIQEELLRIWEETRKTVLYITHSLDEAVLLGDRVILMSAQPGRHLATFRIDLPRPRSIATTNLPAFAEYRAAIWEKLSAEVTRAMEARP is encoded by the coding sequence ATGATGCTGGCCATGCAGGCCGTGGCCGCGCCGAAGATCGGCGCGCGCAACGTCAGCAAGCATTATCCGACGGCGGACGGGGTCATGGTCGCGCTCGAGGATTTCTCGCTCGACGTCGCCGATGGCGAATTCGTCTGCATCGTCGGCCCGTCCGGCTGCGGCAAGTCGACCTTCCTGCGCATGGTCGCGGGGCTGGAATCGATCTCGCAGGGCGCGATCGCGATCCGGCCCGGCGCAGATGCGAACAAGCCGCTGAACAGCGTTGTCTTCCAGGAATATGCGATCTTCCCCTGGAAGACGCTGGCCGACAACGTCGCCTTCGGCCTGCAGATGCGCGGCATCGGCTGCAAGCAAAGGCTCGACACCGCCCGTTTCTGGCTCGACCGCGTCGGCCTCTCGAAGTTCGCCGATTATTACCCGCACCAGATCTCCGGCGGGATGAAGCAGCGCGTCAGCATCGTCAGGGCGCTCGCCAACGATCCCGAAGTGCTGCTGATGGACGAGCCGCTCGGCGCGCTCGACGCCCAGACCCGCGTCGTCATCCAGGAGGAATTGCTGCGGATCTGGGAGGAGACGCGCAAGACCGTGCTCTACATCACCCATAGCCTCGACGAGGCCGTGCTGCTCGGCGACCGCGTCATCCTGATGAGCGCCCAGCCAGGCAGGCATCTTGCGACCTTCAGGATCGATCTGCCGCGCCCGCGCAGCATCGCGACGACCAACCTGCCGGCCTTCGCCGAATACCGCGCCGCGATCTGGGAGAAGCTCAGCGCCGAGGTGACGCGGGCGATGGAGGCGCGGCCATGA